A genome region from Coffea arabica cultivar ET-39 chromosome 7e, Coffea Arabica ET-39 HiFi, whole genome shotgun sequence includes the following:
- the LOC140011315 gene encoding uncharacterized protein, which produces MWAIELGEYDLSFEPRTAIKTQALANFLAELTFDEVNKSTPATAEPQRWILHVDGSSNSEDSGAGLLLEDPQGEMCSYALRFDFAASNNEAEYEAIIAGLQLARKLGAGHILVYSNSQLVVCQILGEYEAREEVMHRYLSKVHQLITHFESFEIQRIPRSQNKRADALSRLASTSFSDLNKSVLVEVLAEPGYLEEVVCPVYPDDTWMGPLIRFLGQGELPEDRAESRKLQRKAGQYALRKNFLYKMSSLGPWLRCITPEEGERILQDIHEGLCGAHVGYRMLVKNALLLGYF; this is translated from the coding sequence ATGTGGGCCATTGAGTTGGGGGAGTACGACCTGTCTTTCGAACCTCGGACGGCTATCAAAACTCAAGCCCTGGCGAATTTTTTGGCCGAACTCACTTTCGACGAGGTGAATAAATCTACCCCGGCCACCGCTGAGCCTCAGCGGTGGATTTTGCATGTGGATGGCTCGTCTAACAGTGAGGATAGTGGAGCAGGTTTGCTCCTCGAAGACCCCCAAGGAGAGATGTGCTCATATGCCTTAAGGTTTGATTTCGCTGCTTCTAACAACGAAGCCGAATACGAGGCAATCATTGCCGGACTCCAGCTAGCCCGCAAACTCGGCGCCGGGCACATCTTGGTTTACAGTAACTCTCAACTCGTTGTGTGCCAGATACTGGGTGAATATGAGGCCAGAGAAGAGGTCATGCATCGCTACCTCTCCAAGGTCCACCAGTTGATCACACACTTCGAGTCTTTTGAAATCCAAAGGATACCGCGGTCGCAGAACAAGCGAGCTGACGCCCTCTCCCGGCTCGCTTCCACCTCGTTCTCTGACTTGAACAAGTCGGTTCTCGTGGAAGTCTTAGCCGAACCGGGATACTTAGAAGAAGTCGTGTGCCCCGTTTACCCCGATGACACCTGGATGGGCCCTTTAATTCGATTTCTCGGCCAAGGGGAGCTCCCCGAAGATCGAGCTGAGTCAAGAAAACTTCAACGTAAAGCAGGCCAGTACGCCCTCCGAAAAAACTTCTTATACAAGATGTCGTCCCTCGGACCGTGGTTGCGGTGCATTACGCCAGAAGAAGGCGAGAGAATCCTCCAAGACATACACGAAGGACTTTGCGGTGCTCATGTCGGCTACAGGATGCTCGTCAAAAACGCTTTATTGCTCGGGTATTTCTAG